The following are encoded in a window of Flavobacterium sp. WC2421 genomic DNA:
- a CDS encoding aspartate aminotransferase family protein — MNTDFIKYQAQTSPYPLGMEVSHAIGSYIFDTNNKKYLDFVAGVSACTLGHQPPRVNQAIKDQLDKYSHVMVYGEYSQSPAVEYCKLLASLLPAPLDKTYLVNSGTEAIEGALKLARRTTGRSQLISCHNAYHGNTMGSMSVMGFEERKQVFRPLIPDVDFITFNNEADLQKITTKTAGVLLETIQGGAGFIQPENGFLKKVKARCVEVGALLILDEIQPGFGRTGTLFGFENYDVVPDILVMGKGMGGGMPVGAFTASAAMMDLLSDNPKLGHITTFGGHPVIAAACLATLQEITETDLMSSALEKENLFKSLLVHPLIQEIRGKGLMLAAMTRSAAITNEVILKCQDRGLILFWLLFEGCAIRITPPLTISEEEIREGCAIMLEVLNKIQVEMDPK, encoded by the coding sequence GTGAATACTGATTTCATAAAATACCAAGCTCAAACCTCTCCATACCCACTAGGAATGGAAGTTTCACATGCTATTGGCTCTTACATTTTCGATACAAATAATAAAAAATATTTAGACTTTGTCGCTGGAGTTTCTGCTTGTACGTTAGGACACCAACCACCAAGAGTCAATCAAGCCATTAAAGACCAGTTAGACAAATATTCACACGTAATGGTATATGGAGAATATTCACAAAGTCCGGCTGTGGAATATTGCAAACTATTAGCCTCACTCCTTCCCGCTCCATTAGACAAAACCTATTTAGTAAATTCAGGTACAGAAGCAATAGAAGGCGCCTTGAAATTAGCTAGACGAACTACAGGAAGAAGTCAGTTGATTTCTTGTCATAATGCGTATCATGGAAATACGATGGGATCTATGAGTGTTATGGGCTTTGAAGAGCGCAAACAAGTTTTTCGTCCTTTGATTCCTGATGTTGATTTTATCACTTTCAACAATGAGGCCGATTTACAAAAAATAACCACCAAAACTGCTGGTGTACTACTAGAAACAATTCAGGGAGGTGCAGGATTTATCCAACCAGAAAACGGTTTTTTGAAAAAGGTAAAAGCCAGATGTGTTGAAGTTGGAGCCTTATTAATTTTGGATGAAATCCAACCTGGTTTTGGCCGAACAGGTACTCTTTTTGGCTTTGAAAATTATGATGTAGTTCCAGATATCTTAGTTATGGGAAAAGGAATGGGAGGCGGAATGCCAGTAGGTGCTTTTACGGCATCGGCAGCAATGATGGATTTATTAAGTGATAACCCAAAGCTAGGGCATATTACTACTTTTGGCGGTCATCCTGTCATAGCGGCAGCCTGTTTGGCCACTTTGCAGGAAATTACTGAAACTGATCTAATGTCCAGTGCTTTAGAAAAAGAAAACTTATTTAAATCGCTTTTGGTACACCCTTTGATACAAGAAATCCGAGGAAAAGGGTTAATGCTTGCCGCAATGACACGTAGTGCAGCAATAACGAATGAAGTGATTTTAAAATGCCAAGACAGAGGATTAATATTATTCTGGTTACTATTTGAAGGATGTGCGATTAGAATTACGCCACCGTTAACTATTTCTGAAGAGGAAATTCGTGAAGGTTGTGCCATAATGCTAGAAGTACTAAATAAAATTCAGGTTGAAATGGACCCTAAATAA
- a CDS encoding tetratricopeptide repeat protein has product MQLSNEEEDYNLSLSKFESMLKTNKVLFFDSEEFEEIILHYLDMGKAALAKKALKLALDQHPKSTGLKLVQVEMLVYDDKLDIAEKLLNELYAIEPNNEEIYIQKANICSKRDQHEKAVELLKIALQFTDDYADVYNLIGMEYLFMDNLELAKESFIKCLEEDLEDQSALYNVVYCFEFLDQNLEAIAYLNKYIDKNPYSEIAWHQMGRLYYGIKEYENAIRAFDYATLIDDEFLGAFMEKAKAFERLNRYEEAIESYSRTIELDDATSYALLRIGKCHEKLGNTILALKFYNETVHEDPLLDKGWIAITDFYVRQKNFQKALFYVNKALAIDNQNRLYWKRYATINKQMNFFEEAEFGYRKAVEFGDTELDTWLFWVDILQFLGEFESAIQTLLQASEFYPEENEVEYRLAGLYFMIQDTTKAKFHLSNGLRLKFDNYILIEDLFPVVWTKKTVRNYIDKHKKNND; this is encoded by the coding sequence ATGCAATTAAGCAACGAAGAAGAAGACTATAACTTATCACTATCCAAATTTGAGTCTATGTTGAAAACCAACAAAGTACTCTTTTTTGACTCCGAAGAGTTTGAAGAAATTATCCTTCATTATCTTGATATGGGTAAGGCCGCTTTGGCAAAAAAAGCACTCAAACTTGCATTAGACCAACACCCTAAATCGACAGGATTGAAGTTGGTTCAAGTAGAGATGCTGGTGTATGACGACAAACTAGATATAGCCGAGAAACTACTCAATGAGCTATATGCTATTGAACCTAATAATGAAGAAATTTACATTCAAAAAGCTAACATTTGTTCCAAAAGGGATCAACATGAAAAAGCGGTTGAATTATTAAAAATTGCTTTACAATTTACCGATGATTATGCTGATGTCTATAATTTAATCGGAATGGAATATCTATTTATGGATAATCTAGAACTAGCCAAAGAAAGCTTCATCAAATGCCTTGAAGAAGATCTTGAGGATCAATCGGCATTGTATAATGTAGTGTATTGTTTTGAATTTCTAGACCAAAATTTGGAAGCTATTGCTTATTTAAACAAATACATTGACAAAAATCCATACAGTGAAATTGCCTGGCATCAAATGGGGCGTTTATATTATGGAATAAAAGAGTATGAAAATGCTATTCGTGCTTTTGATTATGCCACCCTAATCGATGATGAATTCTTAGGTGCTTTTATGGAAAAAGCAAAAGCCTTTGAACGATTGAATCGATACGAAGAAGCAATAGAAAGTTACAGTAGAACCATTGAATTAGATGACGCTACCTCCTATGCTTTACTTCGAATAGGAAAATGTCATGAAAAATTAGGCAATACCATTCTAGCACTTAAATTTTATAACGAAACCGTACATGAAGATCCTTTACTAGACAAAGGATGGATTGCCATTACTGATTTTTATGTTCGTCAAAAAAACTTTCAAAAAGCGTTGTTTTATGTAAACAAAGCATTAGCAATTGACAACCAAAACCGTTTGTACTGGAAACGATATGCTACGATAAACAAACAGATGAACTTCTTTGAAGAAGCAGAATTTGGATATCGAAAAGCAGTAGAATTTGGAGATACGGAACTGGATACTTGGTTGTTTTGGGTTGATATTTTACAATTTTTAGGTGAATTTGAAAGTGCTATTCAAACATTATTACAAGCATCAGAGTTCTACCCTGAAGAAAACGAAGTAGAATACCGCCTAGCTGGTTTGTATTTTATGATTCAAGATACAACAAAAGCAAAATTCCATTTAAGTAATGGCTTGCGTTTAAAATTTGATAATTACATCTTAATTGAAGATCTATTTCCTGTAGTTTGGACCAAAAAGACAGTTCGGAATTACATTGACAAACATAAAAAGAATAATGACTAA